The following is a genomic window from Pyxidicoccus xibeiensis.
GCGCGTCCTGGCCCACCAGGTCCGCCACCACCAGCGGCTCCCCGTCCAGCGCGAAGAAGTCCACCCGGAAGTCGTACAGCCGGCTCAGCCCCTCCGTGCCCGACAGCCCGGAGACCCCCAAGGCCTCCGGGCCGTGGGCTCCTATCTGCAGCGAAAACGCGGGCGCATTCTGTCGGGACATGTCTCCCCCTTGCCGGCAACGACCGAGACAAGGCGGAAGGCTACTTCACGGAGCCGACGCGAAAGGAGCCTCCCACCCCGCCGGTCCGGCGCCTCAAACGTCGAGCACGTCCGTGGTGCGGACCACGCGCATGCCCGCCGCGCGGAAGTCGCGAATCGCAGCCTCCGCCACGCGGGGGAAGTCGAGCGCGGGCGGCAGCGGGTCCAGCGGCGGCGCCGGCACGGGGCTCATCGCATCCTCGAGGATGAACACCCGTCCCATCTTCGAGCGGTCCGTCCGCTCGATGTGCTGCCGCAGGTCCTGCAGCGTGGACAACACGCAGTGAGACTTCGCCTGTCCAAAGACATACACCCGGTCGAACGACATGAGGTGGTCGAAGAGGCGCGTGTTGAACTCCCCCACCTTCTGTCCCTTCACCTCCGTCACCTCGGGCGACAGCACGGAGTAGTTCTCCGTGAGCGGGTGCTCGCCCTTGAGCTCGAAGTGCGTCGGCGTGTCGCGCACCAGCGCATGGAACAGGCTCGCCTCGTACACCGCCGGCACCAGCGCGTGGCTCAGCCCGCCGAGCAGCGCGTGGAAGGGCCAGATGGTGAGCACGTACCGCCCGCTCGCCTCCAGCCGCTCGCAGTAGGCCAGGCTCTCCTCGGGGAAGCGGGTCGCCTGCCAGCGCCCCGCCCGCACGTCCGCCGCGGTAATCACCGACAGCGGCGGCGGCGGCCGGCCCTCCGCGTCACGCCACCAGGCCGGGTGGAAGATTTGAAACGCCCGATGCGTGTCGAGCGAGAACACCAGCTCCGTCACCCGGTCCAGGTGCGAGTAGAGCCAGCGCAGCGCGCGCTGCGTGTCCTCCACCGCGCCGGGGACGAAGAGGCTGGCGCCGGGGGTGCAGAAGGCCACCTGCACGTCGATGCCGAAGGCGGCGATGCGCAGCGTGTCCTCCCGGGCCGGGCGGACGCGGTGCTCGGCGGCGTAGCGGCGGGCCTCGTCGGCCACCTCCGCGCCGCGCTCCAGCTGGAGCTGGCCGGCGCGCGCGTCCTCGTGGAAGCGGGGCATGGGCAGGGGCATGGGGTCCTCGCGAAGGGGGTCCTGGCGGAAGGAAGATGGGGACGGAGCGCGTCAGCGGCCCTGGGGGAAGTGGCGGCGCGTGAGCTCCTCCACGAGCGCCTTCGTCGCTGGCGTGTAGCCGATGCGTGCCTCGGCCGCGGCCTCTTGCGAGCCCACGAGCGACGGCGCCTCGGCCGGGCTGTCCATGAGCGGGAAGTAGCCCTCGGGCACCGGCTCGCCCTCCTGGCCGACGAGCCCGATGGGCCCCGAGCCATGCCGGCGCCGGAACAGGACGGGCGTGCCGGGGATGCTCTGCTTGCCCTCGGCCAGCTCGTTGCCGAACTTCATCACCGGACGCGAGCCCGTGCGCGACAGCTTGTAGATGGCCGCCACCCTGTCTCGCGTGAGCGGGCAGTCCATGGTGCGGGCGACGATGTGGCCACCGTAGCCGTAGAACTGCGCGGTCGGCTCCCACGCCACCTGCCGGCGGAGCTCCTCGAACTCGCGGGTCGCCTGCGCGTCCAGGCCGTCCTCGAGGATGTGCACGGGGCGGATGCCCAGGTCCCTCGCGCGCGTCACCGCGTACAGGTACTGGAGCTTCTTGTTGCCCGAGTCGAAGCGGATGGAGTCGTGCGAGCTCGGGTCCTCGCGGATGAGCTGGAAGGCGGCGGGGATGCCGGAGGTCAGCGTGTCGAAGGTGTCCAGCAGGTAGCTGGAGCGGCTGGGCCGCCGCTCGCGCATCGCGCGGAAGGCCGCGTCGTCCGAGCCGTAGCGCTGCACGTGCTCGTGGCCCATGGTGCCCACGGGAATCATCCCCAGCTTGCGCGCGCCCTCCACGTTGCTGGTGCGCTGGACGCCGGCCTCCTTGCAGGCACGCAGCGCCAGCTCGTGCTGCTCCTGGCACGTCGCCGCGCGCAGGCCCACCTCGAAGATGCGGGCGGGGTCCTCGACGATGTCCACCAGCTCCTTCACCGTGGCGCGCACGCGCTTGAGGTATCCCTCCGAGTCGACGGTGATGGGCACGCCCCTCACGCCGACGGCGTCAAGCGTCTCCAGGGCAATGGCCTTCTGCTCCTCGCAGGTGACGGTGGCCAGGGAGCGGGCCACCGCGTCGCGGTCGGCCAGGGCCTGGGTGGCCACCTGGACGCGGAAGTTGAGCTGGAGCAGCAGCGGCTCCACCCAGGACACGAGCGCGGAGGGGCCGGTGACGGTGAGGATGGGCTCGCGGGGGTAGAAGAGCGCGCCGCGAGGAATCGCGCGGACGGTGAGCTTGTCCTTGCGGAGGATGGCGGCCTTGAAGCCCACGCCCATCTCGTAGTCGTAGCGGCCGAGGAACTCGTAGTCCTCGGGCCGGGGCTCGGGGAGCAGCGCCTTGACGTAGGCGGCCAGGTCGAGCGGCATGACCTGGAGGCCGCCCTTGCGGTGCGAGTAGTAGAAGGTCTCCTGGCGCAGGGGCCAGCCCGCCTCCGCCATGCTGAACTTGTAGCCATCCGT
Proteins encoded in this region:
- a CDS encoding cysteine hydrolase family protein: MPLPMPRFHEDARAGQLQLERGAEVADEARRYAAEHRVRPAREDTLRIAAFGIDVQVAFCTPGASLFVPGAVEDTQRALRWLYSHLDRVTELVFSLDTHRAFQIFHPAWWRDAEGRPPPPLSVITAADVRAGRWQATRFPEESLAYCERLEASGRYVLTIWPFHALLGGLSHALVPAVYEASLFHALVRDTPTHFELKGEHPLTENYSVLSPEVTEVKGQKVGEFNTRLFDHLMSFDRVYVFGQAKSHCVLSTLQDLRQHIERTDRSKMGRVFILEDAMSPVPAPPLDPLPPALDFPRVAEAAIRDFRAAGMRVVRTTDVLDV
- a CDS encoding nicotinate phosphoribosyltransferase, whose translation is MSTSLLATDGYKFSMAEAGWPLRQETFYYSHRKGGLQVMPLDLAAYVKALLPEPRPEDYEFLGRYDYEMGVGFKAAILRKDKLTVRAIPRGALFYPREPILTVTGPSALVSWVEPLLLQLNFRVQVATQALADRDAVARSLATVTCEEQKAIALETLDAVGVRGVPITVDSEGYLKRVRATVKELVDIVEDPARIFEVGLRAATCQEQHELALRACKEAGVQRTSNVEGARKLGMIPVGTMGHEHVQRYGSDDAAFRAMRERRPSRSSYLLDTFDTLTSGIPAAFQLIREDPSSHDSIRFDSGNKKLQYLYAVTRARDLGIRPVHILEDGLDAQATREFEELRRQVAWEPTAQFYGYGGHIVARTMDCPLTRDRVAAIYKLSRTGSRPVMKFGNELAEGKQSIPGTPVLFRRRHGSGPIGLVGQEGEPVPEGYFPLMDSPAEAPSLVGSQEAAAEARIGYTPATKALVEELTRRHFPQGR